The Lactuca sativa cultivar Salinas chromosome 2, Lsat_Salinas_v11, whole genome shotgun sequence genome includes the window GTGGATTTGAAAAACGAATAATACTTAACGGCCATAATTTTTGGTCAGTTAATCTCCGATGCAGTAGCAACTAGTTTTGGTTATTAAGCCTCAAAAAAGTAACCACTATTGATAGTCATTAATATTTGTCATGAAATTAAATAGTAATAATAAATTTTTTCTATGATTTAGTGACCGCTTAGTAACAACCATCGTAGATTTTATCACTAAATTTGCATTGCTACCAAAATTCGATGACGACATAATATACGGTGACTAATGATGTTGTTAGtgaccatatttttggatgtcACTAAATATTGGTCACTAGCAAATACTTTTCTTGTAATGACGATGTTATATGTAGGCTATTTGGCGAAAAGGGTAGGGATTAAGTTAGGAACGGTGTGGCGGCCTTAAAACAAAGAATAAAACCAGATCAACTTATGACTCAGTTGATTTATATTTGATAAACATTACAAATTTATGGGGGTCAGATACATGTATATCGTAAGGTTGTGTAAACTGCAACAATCAGAAGAATCAAAAATTCATGAGCTAAATCAAACACACGGCTTTACTATAAATAATACCCATATAAACGCGATACATGTCAATGCTAACTCTATATGTGGTCTTCGACCACCTGAGGTTTCATAAGCGTCAGCATGAGGTGGAGTTGATGTAGGAGCTTGACTAACAGGTGCCAACAATGGGGCAGTAGCTGGAATTGGAGAGCCAACTCTAGGGCATGTGATTTCAGGTTTCTTAATGTCGATACTAAGCACATCATCAATTCCATGGCACCGCACCGAGTACCCATGTGTGCATATATTAGGACTAATGATTCTAACATTCCCAAGAAACAAACCCCGTCTGCCACTATTAGAGACCTTAAGCATCAAGTCGGGGTTTGATGTAGGTAGTGTGCTGTTTGTGGGCAAATGAATAAGGTGATCGAAAAGCAAAGGGGAGGGAATCGAATGGTTGAGCAAGAGATCTACGACACTGTTTTGTGGTATCTTTGTTCTGGAGAGTGATCTATCACTTGGCATCAAGAAAGTAATATTTCCTTGGAACAGACTAGGAGGAACCATGTTTATAAGCATGACAAAGGTGAAGTAATTTGCTCTTTCCATCTCTTGGATAGCCACAACGATGTCATTGTTTACTGAAGGACTGGCAAACACTGATGAGATGATGAGTGAGAAAGCCATGATAAGAGTCGAGAGACAAAGTTTCACGTAAGTATCCATGGCTACGTGGTATTTGCTGCTAATTCTTGAAATAATTGGTGTTTGATGTTGCTAAGGTTAATTAGCTTGAACATGCATTCTTGATGGGTTAACTACCATTTAATTTCCATGCTTCTTGCATGGCTTCAAGAATCCTTTAAATTTGCAGGAATTTAAACCTACTTATCTCATGTTCTTATAATATCCGTGGTTGACTGGCTTTTTTTTTAGCAAGGCATAGCTAAAGGTTGTGTTATGATTTTAGCCCACCATATTTTCAGGATTAAGTATGTTTTCGAGTTCTCGGCATAAATCATATAGATGGTAGATGGAATCAACAACGTGAACAAAAATTGGAGCATATAAGGACATCCATAAACTCTATAAATTTTAATCTGTTACCTCATCGGCATTCTATTTTTCATAAAACCTTACCGTAAATTTACCGTTTATTCCTACAATATGCTGTTTTACAAGCTCATAAAAAAATTAACAAGTTTGTTTTTCTCATTTAACACTTGAATAGCAATTGAAATGAAAAACTGAAATTGAATAATCCACCTGAGCCGAATAAGGATTggattatttttgttttttgagCAATTCGGTTTAATTAACCGAATAATAGTAACCTTCTTATTGGATTCACTTAAATTGATTTTTCCTTTATTTGGGTTAACCGGAGAATCTAAATATATAAGACACTATATTAACTAGTAAAAAAGTTTGTGCTACGCCACATGTTTGAATAAAGTGtggttataataaataataaaaccaaTCATGTACGTAAGTAGATAGGAGCCTTAATATTCATCTGTTCACAATAATAATCCAACAATATACATAGTTCTTATTCAATAAAGGGAAAATGAACTTTGAGGGTAATAAAGTATTCGTCTTGTATTCATTAGGTcccttatcttttttttttgtctttattaTACCATTGAACTTATAATCCCTGCTCACCAAAGCCACCGCGACCGGTTATCACCCGTTTTACCGGTTACCACATTTAATTAGAAATGACATGTCTTATTACGTGGAATTAGAACACATTTAATTACCGTTTCTCTTTCACCCCTTTGTCCTTACAGTTAGGGTTCGTTTTAATTGAGGGAAGAAAAAGTTCAATCGAAACATACGGTTAGGAAATTGAAGAGAACTGGTGAATGCGAGTGTTATAGTGAAGAAGATGGCCTCCGATTCCAAACAAAGTAAGTATTTAACAGTTTATATACATTATAATGGTTTATTCGTACCAAAACCATTAGTGTACTTGAACGTTGTTGTTGTTTCAATCTGTGATGTCGATTTTGGTGCAATGGATTTCAAAGACTTTAACTTGTTCATTGCAAAGTTGATTGAAGGCAGTTGTGATAATGTATATTATTGCACTAGAAATGAACCGTTGGCAGAGGGTATTAGGAGAATTAGGAATGATTCTCTAACCCTATGGAATTGAAAATTTGTTTGACTAACTATGCATTGAAGAATGGGTACAACCTTTATTTTGAGAAAAATGATAGTCAGAGGTTATTAGTGAGATGTTGTAAAGAGAACAAGAACCCCTCCTGCCTTTTAGACTATGGGCTTCCTGGATGAGCAGTGAAAGGTCTTTCCAGATTAAGTCATTAGTTGATGAACATAACTGTTCAAGAGTCTTCAAACTTGGTTCCATTGTAACATATAAATGGATTGGAAAGCATTTTAAGAATCAACTTGTGAAGAACCCTAAAATGAGCATAAGGAAAATGAAGGCCAAAGTGAGTACAAAGTTTAACTTGATTGTTAGTGTCACTCAATGTAGAAATGCTAGGAGATATGCTTTGGATGAGATAGAGGGTAGTTTGATAGAACATTATGGTAAAGTATGGAGTTATGGAGAAGAAATAATGAGGACAAATCCTGGTTCAACAGTAAAGATAGATGTGAATGTCATGCCTGATTCCACAACCTacttttctaaaatgtatgtttgtTTTAAGGGTGTGAAGGATGGTTGGATTGCAGCATGTAGGAGGGTAATAGGGGTAGATGGTTGTTTTTTAAAGGGTATATGTAGAGGCCAACTGTTAGCAACTATGGGTAGGGATGCAAACAACCACATCTTCCCTATTGCATGGGCTGTGGTGGAAGTTGAAAATAAGGAAACATGGAAGTGGTTTCTTGACCTCCTTCTGGATGACATTGAAATGGGAATTGGTCATGGATTGACCCTCATATCAGACCAACACAAGGTATATttctgttttgttttgtttaagttgAATGTTTTTGTTATGTCATCTATTTCATGCTTTCTTTCAGGGATTAATAGAGGCTGTCAAAGAAAGGGTTCCAGCAGCAGAGCATAGACAATGTGCTAGGCACATCTATGCTAACTTCAAGAAAAGATTCAAAGGTGAACAATATAGGAAGTTGTTTTGGGCAGCAGCTGCTAGTACTACTCAACCTAAATTTGAGGCAGAAATGAATTCCATAAAAAAAATTGACCCTTTGGCTTATGAACACCTCATGGAAAGGGACCCTAAAAGTTGGTGCAAGGCATTCTTTGAAGTGGACAGGGCTTGTGATGCTTATGAGAATGGCATATCAGAAAGTTTCAACTCTGTTATTGATCTTGCTAGGAAAAGGCCACTCATCACCATGTTGGAAGAGATAAGGATTTATGCAATGGAGAGGATGTATAAAATGTTGCAAGAGGGACAAAGTTGGGGGAATTTAAAAATATGTCCATCTATAAGGTTGAAGATATCAAAGCTAAAGAaacagcaaaggtatgatataacttctattttataaatattatatgtCTCATCTATAAGATTAATAGAACTTCTTATTTTTTTGCGCAGATTTTGGGGTGTTATACCATCTGGGATACAACAATATGAAGTTAGGATTGGAAATGATGGATATGTTGTGGACCTTAACAACAACACATGTGGATGTAGATCTTGGCAAGTATCAGGTATCCCATGTGTGCATGCAGTGGCAGCCATTTCATACCTCAACAGGAATGCAGAGGATTATGTAGCAGCATGGTTCCATACAGCCATGTTCTTGACTTGTTACAACCATACCATTAACCCACTTAATGGTAGTTCCATGTGGCCTGAAGCTCCCTACATGAAGCCATTGCCTCCTCAAAAAAGAAGGTTACCAGGAAGGCCAACCCTTAAAAGGAAAAAAGATCAATCTGAGATGAAAAGCAAGGGGAAAACAAGGCATACTATCTCCAAAGCAGGTTCAGTTAATAGATGCACTATTTGTAGAGAAAGGGGCCACAATAGATCAACATGTCCTACTAGACCAGCAGATGTAGCATCCACTTCAAGGCCAAAAAACAAGAaacctaaaaaatgtaaaaaagagAAAGGTATGCTATTAAAACAATATAATTTAAATGGAACATCCAACTCATTAACTACATATTTGTATAGCAGGTAAAGTGGAACCAGTTTAAGTGGATCCAGTTCAAGTACCATCTCCACAGGTTGATCCAGTTCAAGCAGATCCAGTGGATCCAATTCAAGTACTAGCTCCACATGTTGAACCAGTTCAAGAAGATCCAGTGGATCCACTTCAAGTACCAGCTCCACATGTTGAACCAGTTCAAGCAGATCCAGTGGATCCAGTTGATGTACCAGCTCCACATGTTGAACCAGTTCAAGTAGATGATTCACATCCAAATGTTGATGTCCCTGCTCAACCAGTTGCAACTAGGCAGAGGATACGAAAATACTCAGAAAGAATTACCAAGATAGGGTTGAGGAGGaaggttttgaagaaagaaggaagcACTGGACACAACCCAATGGTGTTGGAATGATTTTATTTGGAAAGACAAACTTTTAGTCTTGTAATTATGTAATTGGGAAAACTTTAAGAATCATGTCACATGGTACATCTTTTGACATATTAGGACAACTGTGGGCACAGCTTTTGTAATAGTGCACATGCTGATGGAATATTACAACTTTATCTTT containing:
- the LOC111920616 gene encoding FAS1 domain-containing protein SELMODRAFT_448915, with the translated sequence MDTYVKLCLSTLIMAFSLIISSVFASPSVNNDIVVAIQEMERANYFTFVMLINMVPPSLFQGNITFLMPSDRSLSRTKIPQNSVVDLLLNHSIPSPLLFDHLIHLPTNSTLPTSNPDLMLKVSNSGRRGLFLGNVRIISPNICTHGYSVRCHGIDDVLSIDIKKPEITCPRVGSPIPATAPLLAPVSQAPTSTPPHADAYETSGGRRPHIELALTCIAFIWVLFIVKPCV
- the LOC111920312 gene encoding uncharacterized protein LOC111920312; amino-acid sequence: MSSERSFQIKSLVDEHNCSRVFKLGSIVTYKWIGKHFKNQLVKNPKMSIRKMKAKVSTKFNLIVSVTQCRNARRYALDEIEGSLIEHYGKVWSYGEEIMRTNPGSTVKIDVNVMPDSTTYFSKMYVCFKGVKDGWIAACRRVIGVDGCFLKGICRGQLLATMGRDANNHIFPIAWAVVEVENKETWKWFLDLLLDDIEMGIGHGLTLISDQHKGLIEAVKERVPAAEHRQCARHIYANFKKRFKGEQYRKLFWAAAASTTQPKFEAEMNSIKKIDPLAYEHLMERDPKSWCKAFFEVDRACDAYENGISESFNSVIDLARKRPLITMLEEIRIYAMERMYKMLQEGQSWGNLKICPSIRLKISKLKKQQRFWGVIPSGIQQYEVRIGNDGYVVDLNNNTCGCRSWQVSGIPCVHAVAAISYLNRNAEDYVAAWFHTAMFLTCYNHTINPLNGSSMWPEAPYMKPLPPQKRRLPGRPTLKRKKDQSEMKSKGKTRHTISKAGSVNRCTICRERGHNRSTCPTRPADVASTSRPKNKKPKKCKKEKVDPVQVPSPQVDPVQADPVDPIQVLAPHVEPVQEDPVDPLQVPAPHVEPVQADPVDPVDVPAPHVEPVQVDDSHPNVDVPAQPVATRQRIRKYSERITKIGLRRKVLKKEGSTGHNPMVLE